One Eurosta solidaginis isolate ZX-2024a chromosome 5, ASM4086904v1, whole genome shotgun sequence DNA segment encodes these proteins:
- the LOC137233645 gene encoding uncharacterized protein produces the protein METLTLTETGNNTTMHVQVHLDGYSPTLEHQQGLQLNQETHHQLANLGNMGDLTHDLHDDIVSIPKEVMLISLVAQEQALYNPKHEYYRNTHRKDVKWLEIAETVGWTEVQCKSKWKAMRDQYCRELKRSKFNTKAHVKWKYFKELEFLRPFALSRNYRPRTIATTTTTATTTTTSTKNNNLTISVANSSLNNCSKLPSIKIENGQFTTSCDFTTDDHVLGTDDKSDARLLLTDEQLNSVMQQHGASWNYLTTTSTTTATTDVSTIQGNQHNANDLDDSNLLQHSQQHTGADDMLCALVESVSAVAEQIQQGQMHNDEDDDPIHTFLNMESFFEKDLIVMVQQEDILYNNFHPSYRNAKLKLEIWDEIARKLKKPVGRCRLKWKALRDQYIREHKRLKDRENSQSLPRWKHYDALCFLQNFIKHKASDFDTKNAVQLSKNEIGSDIDDHMIDSSPLQSPADVCEVGHDLEQKSLPTLSGPHTQHQQQQQQQQQLHSNTHDICIVSGSSVGAYDDMDIDDYIIGHASDAGANDGDDMDADVVIDGDEDHKSQQHFPDYTTPSTSNSTTNNKSNQLDNGNDIEVEDHKFVDIKEHRTMAQQNIVAAFQQQHQRKQQQLQQQQQMQQQHHHQQEQQHQQQTFAKLAAQTQQHQQQQQHQHLLTLNVSGDTHTATLNSSDDAIQSMQDHQTQQHHQQQQHDFTNDIKPQLQQSQQTHTSNVMVNNVNTNLTANDVANVLGANCGITVMSASGALNMDSISLHTLTANSGSMANSTSTITATTTATMSTTTSAEAVPTNATSTASVAIVQGAAAPPATSQANTTPTTDNGGDDEVGAFFKAVAMKIRNAKMSPVAFTDLQIDILRVINETLRNH, from the exons ATGGAAACTCTCACACTGACTGAAACAGGTAATAATACAACAATGCATGTGCAAGTCCATCTGGATGGATATTCACCTACTTTGGAACACCAGCAAGGGTTACAATTAAATCAAGAAACACATCATCAGTTGGCTAACCTTGGAAATATGGGCGATCTGACACACGATTTACACGATGATATTGTATCCATACCAAAAGAGGTTATGCTCATATCGTTGGTAGCGCAAGAGCAGGCACTCTATAATCCGAAACATGAATATTATCGTAATACGCATCGGAAAGATGTTAAATGGTTGGAAATAGCAGAAACTGTTGGTTGGACTG AGGTGCAGTGCAAATCTAAATGGAAGGCTATGCGAGATCAATATTGTCGTGAGCTGAAACGTAGCAAATTCAATACCAAAGCACATGTGAAATGGAAGTATTTCAAGGAATTGGAGTTTTTACGGCCGTTTGCTTTATCAAGAAA TTATCGGCCGCGCACCATTGCAACGACAACAACTACAGCCACAACAACGACAAcgtcaacaaaaaataataatctaACAATATCTGTTGCAAACAGTAGTCTTAACAATTGCAGTAAACTACCAAGTATCAAAATCGAAAATGGTCAATTCACTACTAGTTGCGATTTCACAACCGATGATCATGTTTTGGGCACAGATGATAAAAGTGATGCACGTCTATTACTCACAGATGAACAGTTAAATTCAGTAATGCAACAACATGGCGCAAGTTGGAATTATCTCACCACCACTAGTACAACAACAGCTACAACAGATGTAAGCACTATTCAAGGGAATCAGCATAATGCAAATGATTTGGACGATAGCAATTTATTGCAACATTCACAACAACACACGGGCGCTGATGATATGCTGTGCGCACTGGTGGAAAGCGTAAGCGCTGTAGCTGAACAAATTCAACAAGGCCAAATGCACAACGACGAAGATGATGATCCAATTCATACTTTTTTGAATATGGAAAGTTTTTTCGAAAAAGACCTGATTGTCATGGTACAACAAGaagatattttatataataattttcatCCGAGTTATCGTAACGCGAAGCTTAAGCTTGAGATATGGGATGAGATTGCAAGAAAGCTAAAAAAACCAG TTGGACGCTGTCGCTTGAAATGGAAAGCACTAAGGGATCAATATATACGCGAACATAAACGTTTAAAAGATCGTGAAAATTCACAATCGCTGCCACGTTGGAAACACTACGATGCACTttgttttctacaaaattttatcaaacatAAAGCAAG TGATTTTGATACAAAGAATGCAGTTCAACTAAGCAAAAACGAAATCGGCTCAGATATAGATGATCATATGATTGACAGTTCACCGCTGCAATCGCCAGCTGATGTTTGCGAAGTTGGGCATGATTTAGAACAGAAATCGTTGCCAACACTTTCCGGCCCACATACAcaacatcaacagcaacaacaacaacaacagcaattacATTCAAATACTCATGATATTTGTATTGTAAGCGGCAGTAGCGTTGGTGCTTATGATGACATGGATATTGATGATTACATCATTGGTCATGCCAGTGATGCAGGTGCAAATGATGGCGATGATATGGATGCAGATGTTGTTATCGATGGTGATGAAGATCACAAATCACAACAACATTTTCCTGATTATACAACGCCATCGACAAGCAATTCAACTACCAATAATAAATCAAATCAACTAGATAACGGTAATGATATAGAGGTGGAGGATCATAAGTTTGTTGATATAAAAGAGCATCGTACAATGGCACAACAAAATATTGTAGCTGCGTTTCAGCAACAGCatcaacgaaaacaacaacaattgcaacaacagcagcaaatgcaacaacaacaccatcatcaacaagaacaacaacaccaacagcaaACATTTGCAAAATTAGCAGCACAGACACAGCAacatcagcagcaacaacaacatcaacatttgCTTACTTTAAATGTTAGTGGAGATACGCACACTGCCACACTTAACTCAAGCGATGACGCCATTCAATCAATGCAAGATCACCAAACACAACAGCATCACCAACAACAGCAGCATGACTTTACCAATGACATAAAACCACAACTTCAACAATCACAACAAACGCATACAAGTAATGTTATGGTTAACAACGTCAATACAAATTTAACTGCCAATGATGTTGCGAATGTATTGGGTGCCAATTGTGGTATAACCGTAATGAGTGCAAGTGGTGCACTCAATATGGATAGCATAAGTTTGCATACTTTAACTGCCAATAGTGGTAGTATGGCTAATAGCACATCCACaataacggctacaacaacagcaactatgAGTACCACAACTAGCGCTGAAGCTGTGCCGACCAACGCTACTTCAACAGCATCAGTAGCAATAGTACAGGGTGCTGCAGCACCACCAGCAACATCACAAGCTAATACGACACCAACGACTGACAATGGTGGCGATGATGAAGTTGGCGCTTTCTTTAAGGCAGTCGCCATGAAAATACGTAATGCAAAAATGTCGCCGGTAGCATTTACAGATTTGCAAATCGATATATTACGTGTAATAAATGAAACCTTGCGAAATCATTAG
- the Gbeta76C gene encoding guanine nucleotide-binding protein subunit beta-2, with the protein MPKIDPETQKLHDEINGMIQKFKDDQKAKADCTLQEKCGDMGDVPKLRLCPKKVLKGHINKVNSVHFAGDARHCVTGSLDGKLIIWDTWTANKVQVIPLRSAWVMTVAFSPSGNFVACGGMDNQCTIYDVNNRDASGVAKMTRELLGYEGFLSSCRFLDDGHLITGSGDMKICHWDLEKGVKTMDFNGHAGDIAGLSLSPDMNTYITGSVDKTAKLWDVREDTYKQMFFGHDMDVNSVCYHPSGNGFASCSEDQTARLYDIRSDQQIAQYEPPQKNTGFTSCALSTSGRYLMCSGIEGNIHAWDTVKVQHNAMLQGHENRITCISLSPNGMCLASTSWDQQVRLWL; encoded by the exons ATGCCAAAAATCGATCCAGAAACACAAAAGCTGCACGATGAGATAAATGGAATGATACAGAAATTCAAG GATGACCAAAAAGCTAAAGCTGACTGCACGCTACAGGAGAAATGCGGCGATATGGGAGATGTGCCCAAACTGCGATTGTGTCCGAAGAAGGTCCTTAAAGGCCACATAAACAAAGTAAATTCCGTACACTTTGCTGGCGATGCCAGACACTGCGTCACTGGCTCTCTAGACGGAAAATTAATTATATGGGACACATGGACGGCGAACAAAGTTCAG gtTATACCACTCCGTTCGGCTTGGGTTATGACAGTGGCCTTCTCCCCCTCAGGTAATTTCGTAGCATGTGGTGGTATGGATAATCAATGTACCATTTACGATGTGAATAATCGCGATGCTTCGGGTGTGGCTAAGATGACACGCGAACTTTTGGGTTATGAAGGTTTTTTAAGTTCATGTCGTTTCTTAGACGATGGCCACCTCATAACTGGTTCGGGTGATATGAAAAT cTGCCATTGGGATCTTGAGAAAGGTGTAAAGACAATGGACTTTAATGGACATGCCGGTGATATTGCTGGTTTAAGTCTCTCACCCGATATGAATACTTATATAACGGGTTCGGTAGATAAGACAGCTAAACTGTGGGATGTACGTGAAGATACTTATAAACAAATGTTCTTTGGTCATGACATGGACGTGAATTCTGTGTGC TATCATCCCAGTGGAAATGGTTTCGCATCTTGTTCGGAGGATCAAACAGCGCGGCTCTATGATATACGTTCAGATCAACAAATAGCGCAATATGAGCCACCACAGAAAAATACGGGTTTCACTTCTTGCG CGCTTTCAACCAGCGGCCGCTATTTGATGTGCTCTGGCATTGAAGGAAATATTCATGCTTGGGATACTGTAAAAGTACAACACAATG CCATGTTACAAGGGCATGAAAATCGTATTACATGCATCAGCCTCTCGCCGAATGGTATGTGCTTGGCATCCACCAGCTGGGATCAACAAGTGCGTCTATGGCTATGA
- the EMC8-9 gene encoding ER membrane protein complex subunit 8/9 homolog, with the protein MTDYQFSERAYAKTIFHAAKYPHLAVNGLLLAEKQLKGNTVQIVDAIPLFHQCLYLTPMAEIALTQVDVYAERENLVIAGYYVAQENFDDNSIEKAPAAKIADKILEHYKNACFVLIDNKLMSINHTQVALKVYNSNGDVPRWTKASYTLAKSKSTLEAVTELLQRGAMRELVDFDNHLDNPEKDWTNANFNRDLKQVMAMY; encoded by the exons ATGACGGATTATCAGTTCAGTGAACGTGCTTACGCCAAAACCATTTTTCATGCTGCCAAATATCCACACTTGGCCGTAAACGGTTTGCTCTTAGCTGAAAAGCAACTCAAAGGGAACACAGTACAGATAGTAGATGCGATACCATTATTTCATCAATGCCTTTATCTAACACCAATGGCAGAGATAGCGTTAACACAG GTGGATGTATATGCAGAACGCGAAAATTTAGTTATAGCTGGTTATTATGTGGCACAAGAAAATTTCGATGACAACAGCATAGAAAAAGCACCCGCGGCAAAGATAGCAGACAAAATATTAGAACATTATAAAAATGCATGCTTTGTCTTAATAGATAATAAGCTTATGAGCATAAATCATACGCAAGTAGCTTTAAAAGTATATAACAGTAATGGTGACGTACCACGTTGGACAAAAGCCAGCTACACATTAGCCAAATCGAAGAGTACATTAGAAGCTGTGACGGAACTGTTGCAACGCGGCGCTATGCGTGAGTTAGTGGACTTTGATAATCACTTAGATAATCCCGAAAAAGATTGGACAAATGCAAATTTTAATCGTGACTTGAAACAGGTAATGGCCATGTACTAA
- the verm gene encoding chitin deacetylase 1 isoform X2: MAYVLRILSTFLLCCALATCQEVRDKLEGVDIEEVCTDRPADEYFRLDTEGDCREVYRCTKSGLKEIQCPSGLAFDISKQTCDWKAKVTNCDEKEKPRKVKPILKTDEPICPEGKLSCGDGECLDKELFCNGKADCKDESDENACSVDDDPNRAPECDTTQCALPDCFCSADGTRIPGAIEPSQVPQMITITFNGAVNVDNIDLYEDIFNGQRQNPNGCSIKGTFFVSHKYTNYSAVQDLHRRGHEIAVFSLTHKDDPNYWTGGSYDDWLAEMAGARLIIERFANITDGSIIGMRAPYLRVGGNKQFEMMADQFFVYDASITASLGRVPIWPYTLYFRMPHKCNGNAHNCPSRSHPVWEMVMNELDRRDDPTFDESLPGCHMVDSCSNVASGEQFARLLRHNFNRHYNSNRAPLGLNFHASWLKSKKEYRDELIKFIEEMLTRNDVFFVTNLQVIQWMQNPTELNSLRDFQEWKEKCDVKGQPYCSLPNACPLTTRELPGETLRLFTCMECPNNYPWILDPTGDGFSV; encoded by the exons TCCGTTTGGACACAGAAGGCGATTGTCGCGAGGTTTACAG ATGTACGAAGTCGGGTTTGAAAGAAATTCAATGCCCCTCCGGCTTGGCCTTCGATATTTCAAAACAAACCTGCGACTGGAAAGCAAAAGTAACTAACTGCGATGAGAAAGAGA AACCACGTAAGGTAAAGCCAATATTGAAGACTGATGAGCCCATCTGTCCAGAGGGTAAACTTTCATGTGGTGATGGCGAATGCCTTGACAAAGAGCTGTTCTGTAATGGCAAAGCTGATTGCAAGGATGAATCGGATGAAAACGCTTGCT CCGTTGATGACGATCCAAATCGTGCACCTGAGTGTGATACTACACAATGTGCTCTACCCGATTGTTTCTGTTCCGCTGACGGTACGCGCATACCTGGTGCTATTGAACCCTCACAAGTGCCACAGATGATCACCATCACTTTCAACGGTGCTGTTAATGTCGATAATATTGATTTATATGAAGATATTTTCAATGGTCAACGTCAGAATCCTAATGGTTGCTCAATTAAAGGCACATTCTTTGTTTCGCACAAATACACCAATTACTCTGCAGTACAGGATTTACATCGTCGTGGTCATGAAATCGCCGTTTTCTCTCTAACACACAAAGATGATCCAAATTATTGGACTGGCGGTTCATACGATGATTGGCTCGCTGAAATGGCTGGTGCTCGTTTAATTATCGAACGTTTTGCTAACATAACTGATGGTTCGATCATTGGCATGCgtgcaccatatttgcgtgttggTGGTAATAAGCAATTTGAAATGATGGCTGATCAATTCTTTGTATATGATGCTTCGATTACTGCCTCTTTGGGCCGCGTACCTATTTGGCCGTACACATTATACTTCCGCATGCCACACAAGTGTAACGGTAATGCGCATAATTGTCCATCGCGTAGTCATCCAGTTTGGGAAATGGTAATGAATGAATTAGATCGTCGTGATGATCCGACATTTGACGAATCATTGCCTGGTTGTCATATGGTGGACTCATGCTCAAATGTAGCCTCTGGTGAACAGTTTGCACGTCTTCTGCGTCACAACTTCAATCGTCACTATAATAGCAACCGTGCTCCTTTGGGCTTGAATTTCCATGCTTCATGGTTGAAATCTAAGAAAGAATATCGTGATGAATTAATCAAGTTCATTGAAGAGATGCTGACACGTAATGATGTTTTCTTCGTAACAAATCTACAAGTTATTCAATGGATGCAAAATCCAACTGAACTCAATTCGTTGCGTGATTTCCAGGAATGGAAAGAAAAGTGTGATGTTAAGGGTCAACCTTACTGCTCGTTGCCCAATGCGTGTCCACTGACGACGAGAGAACTGCCTGGTGAGACTTTGCGTCTCTTTACATGTATGGAATGTCCTAATAACTATCCGTGGATCTTGGATCCCACAGGCGATGGTTTCTCAGTTTAA
- the verm gene encoding chitin deacetylase 1 isoform X1 has protein sequence MAYVLRILSTFLLCCALATCQEVRDKLEGVDIEEVCTDRPADEYFRLDTEGDCREVYRCDKGETGKTRLANIKCSGGLAFDITRQTCDWKTNVKNCDEFEKPRKVKPILKTDEPICPEGKLSCGDGECLDKELFCNGKADCKDESDENACSVDDDPNRAPECDTTQCALPDCFCSADGTRIPGAIEPSQVPQMITITFNGAVNVDNIDLYEDIFNGQRQNPNGCSIKGTFFVSHKYTNYSAVQDLHRRGHEIAVFSLTHKDDPNYWTGGSYDDWLAEMAGARLIIERFANITDGSIIGMRAPYLRVGGNKQFEMMADQFFVYDASITASLGRVPIWPYTLYFRMPHKCNGNAHNCPSRSHPVWEMVMNELDRRDDPTFDESLPGCHMVDSCSNVASGEQFARLLRHNFNRHYNSNRAPLGLNFHASWLKSKKEYRDELIKFIEEMLTRNDVFFVTNLQVIQWMQNPTELNSLRDFQEWKEKCDVKGQPYCSLPNACPLTTRELPGETLRLFTCMECPNNYPWILDPTGDGFSV, from the exons TCCGTTTGGACACAGAAGGCGATTGTCGCGAGGTTTACAG ATGTGACAAAGGTGAAACTGGCAAAACGCGCCTAGCCAATATTAAATGCAGTGGCGGTCTGGCGTTCGATATTACACGACAGACATGCGATTGGAAAACGAATGTCAAAAACTGTGATGAATTTGAGA AACCACGTAAGGTAAAGCCAATATTGAAGACTGATGAGCCCATCTGTCCAGAGGGTAAACTTTCATGTGGTGATGGCGAATGCCTTGACAAAGAGCTGTTCTGTAATGGCAAAGCTGATTGCAAGGATGAATCGGATGAAAACGCTTGCT CCGTTGATGACGATCCAAATCGTGCACCTGAGTGTGATACTACACAATGTGCTCTACCCGATTGTTTCTGTTCCGCTGACGGTACGCGCATACCTGGTGCTATTGAACCCTCACAAGTGCCACAGATGATCACCATCACTTTCAACGGTGCTGTTAATGTCGATAATATTGATTTATATGAAGATATTTTCAATGGTCAACGTCAGAATCCTAATGGTTGCTCAATTAAAGGCACATTCTTTGTTTCGCACAAATACACCAATTACTCTGCAGTACAGGATTTACATCGTCGTGGTCATGAAATCGCCGTTTTCTCTCTAACACACAAAGATGATCCAAATTATTGGACTGGCGGTTCATACGATGATTGGCTCGCTGAAATGGCTGGTGCTCGTTTAATTATCGAACGTTTTGCTAACATAACTGATGGTTCGATCATTGGCATGCgtgcaccatatttgcgtgttggTGGTAATAAGCAATTTGAAATGATGGCTGATCAATTCTTTGTATATGATGCTTCGATTACTGCCTCTTTGGGCCGCGTACCTATTTGGCCGTACACATTATACTTCCGCATGCCACACAAGTGTAACGGTAATGCGCATAATTGTCCATCGCGTAGTCATCCAGTTTGGGAAATGGTAATGAATGAATTAGATCGTCGTGATGATCCGACATTTGACGAATCATTGCCTGGTTGTCATATGGTGGACTCATGCTCAAATGTAGCCTCTGGTGAACAGTTTGCACGTCTTCTGCGTCACAACTTCAATCGTCACTATAATAGCAACCGTGCTCCTTTGGGCTTGAATTTCCATGCTTCATGGTTGAAATCTAAGAAAGAATATCGTGATGAATTAATCAAGTTCATTGAAGAGATGCTGACACGTAATGATGTTTTCTTCGTAACAAATCTACAAGTTATTCAATGGATGCAAAATCCAACTGAACTCAATTCGTTGCGTGATTTCCAGGAATGGAAAGAAAAGTGTGATGTTAAGGGTCAACCTTACTGCTCGTTGCCCAATGCGTGTCCACTGACGACGAGAGAACTGCCTGGTGAGACTTTGCGTCTCTTTACATGTATGGAATGTCCTAATAACTATCCGTGGATCTTGGATCCCACAGGCGATGGTTTCTCAGTTTAA